In a genomic window of Halostella litorea:
- a CDS encoding CDC48 family AAA ATPase gives MNEVQLEVAKAYPNDSGRGIARLDPDTLLHLKLSPGDIIEIEGADTTAAKVWRADRQDWNTDTVRIDGFTRQNADVGIGERVTIRKAEATKADSLVLAPPEEASVQFGSDAAGMVKRQILKRPVVERDIVPVMSSTNHPFMRSPGQAIPLIAVETEPEGVVLITEDTDVELREEPISGFEKTGGGITYEDIGGLQSEIQRVREMVELPMKHPQIFKKLGIEPPQGVLLHGPPGTGKTLLAKAVANETSASFFSIAGPEIISKYYGESEQQLREIFEDATEESPSIIFIDELDSIAPKREDVTGEVERRVVAQLLTMMDGLESRGQVIVIAATNRVDSVDPALRRPGRFDREIEIGVPDEVGREEILQIHTRGMPLSDDVNLSHLADETHGFVGADIESLTKEAAMKALRRYLPEIDLDEEDIPPSLIDRMIVKRQDFRGALNEVEPSAMREVLVELPKISWDDVGGLETAKEQVQESVEWPLSQPEKFERLGIDPPSGVLLYGPPGTGKTLMAKAVANETNANFISVRGPQLLSKWVGESEKAIRQTFRKARQVSPTVIFFDELDSLAPSRGGEMGSNVSERVVNQLLTELDGLEDMEDVMVIGATNRPDMIDPALIRSGRFDRMVMIGQPDVDGREQILQIHTGDTPLSADVSLREIAEITDGYVGSDLESIAREAAIEALREDDDATAVDMRHFRQAIDNVRPTITDDILDYYDRMEEEFRGGAADPSRDRTGGRIGFQ, from the coding sequence ATGAATGAAGTCCAACTAGAGGTCGCAAAGGCGTACCCGAACGACTCGGGGCGCGGCATCGCACGCCTCGACCCGGACACGCTCCTCCACCTGAAGCTGAGTCCGGGCGACATCATCGAGATAGAGGGGGCCGACACGACCGCGGCGAAGGTGTGGCGCGCGGACCGGCAGGACTGGAACACCGACACGGTTCGCATCGACGGGTTCACGCGACAGAACGCCGACGTGGGCATCGGCGAGCGCGTGACGATCCGGAAGGCGGAGGCGACGAAGGCCGACTCGCTGGTGCTCGCGCCGCCCGAGGAGGCCAGCGTCCAGTTCGGCAGCGACGCGGCCGGCATGGTGAAACGGCAGATACTCAAACGGCCGGTCGTCGAGCGCGACATCGTCCCCGTGATGTCCTCGACGAACCACCCGTTCATGCGCTCGCCGGGGCAGGCGATCCCGCTCATCGCCGTCGAGACCGAACCCGAGGGCGTCGTCCTCATCACCGAGGACACCGACGTGGAGCTCCGCGAGGAGCCGATCTCCGGCTTCGAGAAGACCGGCGGGGGGATCACCTACGAGGACATCGGCGGCCTCCAGTCGGAGATCCAGCGGGTCCGGGAGATGGTGGAGCTCCCGATGAAGCACCCGCAGATCTTCAAGAAGTTGGGGATCGAGCCGCCCCAGGGGGTGCTGTTGCACGGGCCGCCCGGCACCGGGAAGACCCTCCTCGCCAAGGCCGTCGCCAACGAAACCTCCGCGAGTTTCTTCTCCATCGCGGGACCGGAGATCATCTCGAAGTACTACGGCGAGTCCGAACAGCAACTACGGGAGATATTCGAGGACGCCACCGAGGAGTCGCCCTCCATCATCTTCATCGACGAACTCGACTCCATCGCGCCCAAGCGCGAGGACGTCACCGGCGAGGTCGAGCGCCGCGTCGTCGCCCAACTCCTGACGATGATGGACGGCCTCGAATCGCGCGGGCAGGTCATCGTCATCGCCGCGACGAACCGCGTCGACAGCGTCGACCCCGCCCTCCGTCGCCCCGGCCGGTTCGACCGCGAGATCGAGATCGGCGTCCCCGACGAGGTGGGCCGCGAGGAGATCCTCCAGATCCACACCCGCGGGATGCCGCTGTCCGACGACGTGAACCTCTCGCATCTGGCCGACGAGACCCACGGCTTCGTCGGCGCCGACATCGAGAGCCTCACGAAGGAGGCCGCGATGAAGGCGCTGCGGCGCTACCTCCCCGAGATCGACCTAGACGAGGAGGACATCCCGCCGAGCCTCATCGACCGGATGATCGTCAAGCGCCAGGACTTCCGCGGCGCGCTGAACGAGGTCGAGCCCTCGGCGATGCGGGAGGTGCTCGTCGAACTCCCGAAGATATCCTGGGACGACGTCGGCGGCCTCGAAACCGCCAAGGAGCAGGTCCAGGAGAGCGTCGAGTGGCCGCTCAGCCAGCCCGAGAAGTTCGAGCGGCTGGGCATCGACCCGCCCAGCGGCGTCCTGTTGTACGGCCCGCCCGGCACCGGGAAGACGCTGATGGCCAAGGCCGTCGCCAACGAGACCAACGCCAACTTCATCAGCGTGCGCGGCCCGCAGTTGCTCTCGAAGTGGGTCGGCGAGTCCGAGAAGGCGATCCGGCAGACGTTCCGGAAGGCCCGGCAAGTCTCCCCGACCGTCATCTTCTTCGACGAGCTCGACAGCCTCGCGCCCAGCCGCGGCGGCGAGATGGGGAGCAACGTCAGCGAGCGCGTCGTCAACCAGCTCCTGACCGAACTCGACGGGCTGGAGGACATGGAGGACGTGATGGTCATCGGCGCGACCAACCGGCCGGACATGATCGACCCGGCGCTGATCCGCTCCGGGCGGTTCGACCGGATGGTGATGATCGGCCAGCCCGACGTCGACGGGCGCGAGCAGATCCTCCAGATCCACACGGGCGACACGCCGCTGTCGGCCGACGTGTCGCTCCGCGAGATAGCGGAGATCACCGACGGCTACGTCGGCAGCGACCTGGAGAGCATCGCCCGCGAGGCCGCCATCGAGGCGCTCCGCGAGGACGACGACGCGACCGCCGTCGACATGCGCCACTTCCGGCAGGCGATCGACAACGTCCGCCCCACGATCACGGACGACATCCTCGACTACTACGACCGGATGGAAGAGGAGTTCCGCGGCGGCGCGGCGGACCCGAGCCGCGACCGCACCGGCGGCCGGATCGGCTTCCAGTAA
- the larC gene encoding nickel pincer cofactor biosynthesis protein LarC: MMTLAFDGRMGASGDMILGALVAAGADPDALAPVEAALPVRYEVSERTKNGIAATDVRVLTTGDGDDDASHSHSHDEDDHHHPDGDHSHDHGGDDHDGHQHDHGHDHGEHQHDHDHGHGEHSHDRAEGAGPLRTYEEVVGIVEGMDLPEGVEADARAAFRILGEAEAAVHGTDLSGTHFHEVGADDAIADVVGAALLLDDLGVDRVVTGPVRAGGGEVEMSHGVYPVPAPAVVEIAERADWALRGGPVEAELLTPTGAAVLARFAEGVDELPSLDVTAAGYGAGGYEFPDHPNVLRAVVGEESTGDSTADAADRGSLVRDDVAVLETNVDDVAPEVLGSLQETLADAGARDVTILPTTMKKSRPGHLVKVIAKPEDARAVARRLAEETGTLGVREAGASHRWIAERAFETAAVTVDGDEYDVRVKVASDDAGTVYDRSAEYDDALAVARETGLPVREVLERAERAVDR, from the coding sequence ATGATGACACTCGCGTTCGACGGCCGGATGGGAGCGAGCGGGGACATGATCCTGGGGGCGCTGGTCGCCGCCGGGGCCGACCCCGACGCCCTCGCCCCCGTCGAGGCCGCGCTCCCCGTGCGCTACGAGGTGAGCGAACGGACGAAAAACGGCATCGCGGCGACCGACGTCCGCGTACTGACGACCGGCGACGGCGACGATGACGCGAGCCATTCGCACAGCCACGATGAAGACGATCACCACCACCCGGACGGCGACCACTCGCACGACCACGGCGGGGACGACCACGACGGTCACCAGCACGACCATGGCCACGACCACGGCGAACACCAGCACGACCACGACCACGGTCACGGGGAACACTCCCACGACCGCGCGGAGGGGGCCGGCCCGCTCCGCACCTACGAGGAGGTCGTCGGGATCGTCGAGGGGATGGACCTCCCCGAGGGCGTCGAAGCCGACGCCAGAGCCGCCTTCCGGATCCTCGGGGAGGCGGAGGCGGCGGTCCACGGGACGGACCTCTCGGGGACGCACTTCCACGAGGTCGGGGCCGACGACGCCATCGCGGACGTGGTCGGCGCGGCGCTCCTGCTGGACGACCTCGGCGTCGACCGCGTCGTGACCGGGCCGGTCCGGGCGGGCGGCGGCGAGGTGGAGATGAGCCACGGCGTCTACCCGGTCCCGGCCCCGGCGGTGGTCGAGATAGCCGAGCGGGCCGACTGGGCGCTGCGGGGCGGCCCCGTCGAGGCCGAACTGCTCACGCCGACGGGCGCGGCGGTGCTCGCGCGGTTCGCCGAGGGCGTCGACGAACTGCCGTCGCTCGACGTGACGGCGGCGGGCTACGGCGCGGGCGGCTACGAGTTCCCGGACCACCCGAACGTCCTCCGGGCGGTCGTCGGCGAGGAGTCGACGGGGGACTCGACGGCCGACGCCGCCGACCGCGGGTCGCTCGTCCGGGACGACGTGGCGGTCCTGGAGACGAACGTCGACGACGTGGCCCCGGAGGTGCTGGGGAGCCTGCAGGAGACGCTCGCCGACGCCGGCGCGCGGGACGTGACGATACTGCCGACGACGATGAAGAAGTCCCGACCGGGCCACCTCGTGAAGGTTATCGCAAAGCCCGAGGACGCGCGAGCGGTCGCGCGCCGCCTCGCCGAGGAGACGGGCACGCTCGGCGTCCGCGAAGCCGGGGCGAGCCACCGGTGGATCGCCGAGCGGGCGTTTGAGACGGCCGCCGTCACGGTCGACGGCGACGAGTACGACGTCCGCGTGAAAGTCGCCAGCGACGACGCCGGCACGGTGTACGACAGGAGCGCCGAGTACGACGACGCGCTGGCCGTGGCCCGCGAGACGGGACTCCCCGTCCGCGAGGTGCTAGAGCGGGCCGAGCGGGCCGTCGACCGGTAG
- a CDS encoding manganese catalase family protein — MFFQNGELQYEVEVEEPDPQFAKLLQQAIGGVEGEMRVALQYMFQAMAVPEEQSEYRHMLMETAAEELGHIEMLATAVTKNLRGAPREVREEARQDAAVDAAMTGQSPRQVLSAGMSAMPVDSNGVPFDAGCIVASGNLAADMYANVMAESTGRLLATRLYERTDDEGMKDMLAYLIARDTMHQNQWLEVLDTFDDHLPVPASFPQEKENDEFNYSFMSTSRDPHEDPGTPWTSGESSDGKGEFSFLSEQPGGGEPGVGMADESVNNHPTDDG, encoded by the coding sequence ATGTTCTTCCAGAACGGCGAACTCCAGTACGAGGTCGAGGTCGAGGAACCGGACCCGCAGTTCGCGAAGCTGCTCCAGCAGGCCATCGGCGGGGTCGAGGGGGAGATGCGCGTCGCGCTGCAGTACATGTTCCAGGCGATGGCGGTGCCCGAGGAACAGAGCGAGTACCGCCACATGCTGATGGAGACGGCGGCCGAGGAACTCGGCCACATCGAGATGCTGGCGACGGCGGTGACGAAGAACCTCCGCGGCGCGCCCCGCGAGGTCCGCGAGGAGGCGCGGCAGGACGCCGCCGTCGACGCCGCGATGACGGGACAGAGCCCCCGGCAGGTGCTCTCGGCGGGGATGTCGGCGATGCCGGTCGACAGCAACGGCGTCCCGTTCGACGCGGGCTGCATCGTCGCGTCGGGCAACCTCGCGGCGGACATGTACGCGAACGTGATGGCCGAGTCGACGGGTCGCCTGCTCGCGACCCGGCTGTACGAGCGCACCGACGACGAGGGGATGAAGGACATGCTGGCGTACCTCATCGCCCGCGACACGATGCACCAGAACCAGTGGCTCGAAGTGCTCGACACGTTCGACGACCACCTGCCGGTGCCCGCGAGCTTCCCGCAGGAGAAGGAAAACGACGAGTTCAACTACTCGTTCATGTCGACCTCGCGGGATCCACACGAGGACCCCGGGACGCCGTGGACCTCCGGCGAGTCGTCCGACGGGAAAGGGGAGTTTTCCTTCCTGAGCGAGCAGCCCGGCGGCGGCGAGCCGGGGGTCGGCATGGCCGACGAGTCCGTGAACAACCACCCGACCGACGACGGGTAA
- the radB gene encoding DNA repair and recombination protein RadB, translated as MNDETPVPTGCGPVDDLLDGGFERGTVTQVYGQPAAGKTNLALSAAVEVAARDGLAVYVDTEGLSLDRFEQLAAARAGDRDVEDLTSRIVVETAYDFDEQAEAVRDAGEFADEADLIVLDSATGFYRLERTGDGDDGEALRDVARQVTHLLSLARRHDLAVVVTNQVFTDPDSDRTRPLGGHTLEHWTGTVLRVDRFRGGNRRATLEKHRAKAAGESVQFRIEDAGLVAAEEP; from the coding sequence GTGAACGACGAGACGCCCGTCCCGACCGGCTGCGGCCCCGTCGACGACCTGCTGGACGGCGGCTTCGAGCGGGGAACCGTCACCCAGGTGTACGGCCAGCCGGCGGCGGGCAAGACGAACCTCGCGCTCTCGGCGGCGGTGGAGGTGGCGGCCCGCGACGGCCTCGCGGTGTACGTCGACACCGAGGGGCTGTCGCTCGACCGCTTCGAACAGCTCGCCGCGGCCCGGGCCGGCGACCGGGACGTCGAGGACCTCACCTCGCGGATCGTCGTCGAGACGGCCTACGACTTCGACGAGCAGGCCGAGGCGGTCCGCGACGCCGGCGAGTTCGCCGACGAGGCGGACCTGATCGTGCTCGACAGCGCCACCGGCTTCTACCGGCTGGAGCGCACCGGCGACGGCGACGACGGCGAGGCGCTCCGGGACGTCGCCCGGCAGGTGACCCACCTGCTGTCGCTGGCCCGGCGACACGACCTCGCCGTGGTCGTCACGAACCAGGTGTTCACGGACCCCGACAGCGACCGGACGCGGCCGCTGGGCGGGCACACGCTGGAACACTGGACCGGGACCGTCCTCCGGGTCGACCGCTTCCGCGGCGGGAACCGGCGGGCGACCCTCGAGAAGCACCGCGCGAAGGCGGCCGGCGAGTCCGTCCAGTTCCGGATCGAGGACGCGGGGCTGGTCGCCGCCGAGGAGCCGTAG
- a CDS encoding CBS domain-containing protein encodes MDIADIATREYVEVDAGTRLGKVRSVFEEENPKGIIVTKNGAYEGVVGERQLLQSHVEDDTKVAALVKPSRNAPAPKVERTEDIRETARVLVEGGTKVAPVFEGGDLWGIITEDAILEAVLENLEALDVGQIYSENVFTVTEDDGLGKAINLMRENGISRLPVVDDDGMLSGVVTTHDIVDFVTRNEQRITGKGDRAGDTDRMLDLPVYDVMSSPVATTTVDESVRDAVARMLDNDYSGLVVTPEDDDRVVGGVLTKTDVLRALTYTEEEHMDVQITNINLLDTISRQDIRESIEQVADKYSEMQVRHAHVRLHEHKEKLRGTPLILCQIRLRTNRGQMAGTGEGYGAQQAFHVALDKLERNVLEQKGMQSDEEYRGQLLRKLGEL; translated from the coding sequence ATGGATATTGCTGATATTGCCACCCGGGAGTACGTCGAGGTCGATGCCGGAACGCGCCTCGGGAAGGTACGGTCGGTGTTCGAGGAGGAGAACCCGAAAGGGATCATCGTCACCAAAAACGGGGCGTACGAGGGCGTCGTCGGCGAGCGCCAGCTTCTGCAGTCCCACGTGGAGGACGACACGAAGGTGGCCGCGCTGGTCAAGCCCAGCCGGAACGCGCCCGCGCCGAAGGTCGAGCGGACGGAGGACATCCGCGAGACCGCCCGCGTGCTCGTCGAGGGCGGCACGAAGGTCGCCCCGGTGTTCGAGGGCGGCGACCTCTGGGGGATCATCACCGAGGACGCGATCCTAGAGGCCGTCCTGGAGAACCTCGAAGCGCTCGACGTCGGACAGATCTATAGCGAGAACGTGTTCACGGTCACCGAGGACGACGGCCTCGGCAAGGCGATCAACCTGATGCGGGAAAACGGGATCTCGCGGCTCCCCGTCGTCGACGACGACGGCATGCTCTCCGGCGTCGTGACGACCCACGACATCGTCGACTTCGTCACCCGCAACGAGCAGCGGATCACCGGCAAGGGCGACCGGGCCGGCGACACGGACCGGATGCTCGACCTCCCGGTCTACGACGTGATGTCCAGCCCCGTCGCGACGACGACGGTCGACGAGAGCGTCCGCGACGCCGTCGCGCGGATGCTCGACAACGACTACTCCGGGCTCGTCGTCACGCCGGAGGACGACGACCGGGTCGTCGGCGGCGTCCTCACCAAGACCGACGTGCTCCGCGCGCTGACCTACACCGAGGAGGAGCACATGGACGTCCAGATCACCAACATCAACCTCCTCGACACCATCTCGCGGCAGGACATCCGCGAGAGCATCGAGCAGGTCGCGGACAAGTACAGCGAGATGCAGGTCCGCCACGCCCACGTGCGCCTCCACGAGCACAAGGAGAAGCTCCGGGGCACCCCGCTCATCCTCTGTCAGATCCGGCTGCGGACCAACCGCGGCCAGATGGCCGGCACGGGCGAGGGGTACGGCGCACAGCAGGCGTTCCACGTCGCCCTCGACAAACTGGAGCGCAACGTCCTCGAACAGAAGGGGATGCAAAGCGACGAGGAGTACCGCGGCCAGCTCCTCCGGAAGCTCGGCGAGCTGTAA
- a CDS encoding lycopene cyclase domain-containing protein, whose amino-acid sequence MLPDIGVFGPYTYLVTEVAFGSVALALLVRADALRRAARTVAALYPIAYVWDWYTLRVGVFSIELRTGVDLLGIPVEEHLFMVVVPALVVGFHETVNGPPEGE is encoded by the coding sequence GTGCTACCGGACATCGGCGTCTTCGGCCCGTACACGTACCTCGTCACGGAGGTCGCCTTCGGGAGCGTCGCGCTGGCGCTGCTGGTCCGGGCGGACGCCCTCCGGCGCGCCGCCCGGACGGTCGCGGCGCTGTACCCGATCGCGTACGTCTGGGACTGGTACACGCTCCGCGTCGGGGTGTTCTCGATCGAGCTCCGGACCGGCGTCGACCTCCTCGGGATCCCGGTGGAGGAGCACCTCTTCATGGTGGTCGTCCCGGCGCTGGTCGTCGGGTTCCACGAGACGGTCAACGGCCCGCCGGAGGGGGAGTAA
- a CDS encoding bacterio-opsin activator domain-containing protein, which yields MPAITDVNRSTTSDSATLLYVGADPGGTETAAARVESELAGLRAEPSVGVDAAVTRVEGGGVDCVVSEPDLPDGTATELLDRLREVSAVPFVLFAERPGASTLRVLYDYPATDYVARDGDGQFVALAASVRGFRAVSSGERAASEAGDGADPVSPTARAVLGRVTDAFFALDGDWRFTYVNDRAETVLGRSAGELIDRSIWEAFPDAVGTTFEEKYREAAAEQRTVSFTEYFPPLSAWFEVHAYPSPTGLSVYFRDVTERERLKAELREERALKRRIVETSPVGITVLDSGGRFQFANEYAEELLGRSRDTIRELRYNAEEWDIVGPDGEPLPDDRLPFRRAVDAEEQFVDQVIGVARPDGDRVWLSVNGTQLYDPEDELDRVVLTLEDVTERRRREAGLRSLNGIARELMDAESAVEMAEVATDRAGEVLGLPETAVALYDGRGHLDPVTGGIAGVDDGGSVDGSGTAWSAFVESEQLRYRDGDDSPFTDGVAVPLGRHGVFVAGTRNGGAVDRSTTETASLLAATLRAALDRAERDRELREQEAELADRNAALERTNRINEVIRNVQRALVGATTRAEIETAVCSELAAASPYSLAWVGDSDPASNRVEPRERAGSDDGYLDAVPLPLDGPVAELPPSARALRRGELQVETNLMSDPPFESWRQAALTRGFSAIVGIPLRYDESTYGVLTVATDRPGVFDGTEREVLAELGDTVAHAINAVEAKNALVSDAAVELEFRINDPDLTLSRALEEEDGRFEFQGVVPNDDHGRLFFTVAGTPPERVGEFAREALEITNLSLVAERGDGALYEADLTGDSITRTVLDHGGVPRAMTASDGDIRLVVDLGTDADVREFAEAFRSRYETAELVRRRERDRSVRTGASFRAELDGRLTDRQAEVLRSAYLSGFFSTPRDRTGSEIADSLGVSQPTFNNHLRAAQRKLLTLLFDEE from the coding sequence GTGCCGGCGATCACGGACGTGAACCGATCGACGACGAGCGACTCGGCGACGCTTCTCTACGTGGGGGCCGATCCGGGGGGGACCGAGACGGCGGCCGCGCGGGTCGAGTCGGAACTCGCCGGCCTCCGCGCGGAGCCGAGCGTCGGCGTCGACGCGGCGGTCACACGCGTTGAGGGCGGCGGCGTCGACTGCGTGGTGAGCGAGCCGGACCTGCCCGACGGCACCGCCACCGAACTGCTCGACCGGCTCCGCGAGGTGTCGGCGGTCCCGTTCGTCCTGTTCGCGGAGCGCCCCGGGGCGTCGACGCTCCGGGTGCTGTACGACTACCCGGCGACGGACTACGTCGCCCGGGACGGCGACGGCCAGTTCGTCGCGCTCGCCGCCAGCGTCCGGGGGTTCCGGGCGGTCTCGTCGGGGGAACGCGCGGCGTCGGAGGCGGGGGACGGGGCCGACCCCGTCTCGCCGACGGCCCGGGCGGTGCTTGGCCGCGTCACCGACGCGTTCTTCGCGCTCGACGGGGACTGGCGGTTCACGTACGTCAACGACCGCGCAGAGACTGTGCTGGGGCGGTCCGCGGGGGAGCTCATCGACAGGTCGATCTGGGAGGCGTTCCCGGACGCCGTCGGGACGACGTTCGAGGAGAAGTACCGCGAGGCGGCGGCCGAACAGCGGACCGTCAGCTTCACCGAGTACTTCCCGCCGCTGTCGGCCTGGTTCGAGGTCCACGCCTACCCCTCGCCGACGGGCCTGTCGGTGTACTTCCGCGACGTGACCGAGCGCGAGCGATTGAAGGCGGAGCTCCGCGAGGAGCGCGCGCTCAAGCGGCGGATCGTCGAGACGAGCCCGGTCGGCATCACGGTGCTGGACTCGGGGGGACGGTTCCAGTTCGCCAACGAGTACGCCGAGGAACTGCTCGGGCGGTCCCGCGATACGATCCGCGAACTCCGGTACAACGCCGAGGAGTGGGACATCGTCGGCCCCGACGGCGAGCCGCTGCCGGACGACCGGCTCCCGTTCCGGCGCGCGGTCGACGCCGAGGAGCAGTTCGTCGACCAGGTGATCGGCGTCGCCCGCCCCGACGGCGACCGCGTCTGGCTGTCGGTCAACGGGACGCAGTTGTACGATCCGGAGGACGAACTCGACCGCGTCGTGTTGACGCTCGAAGACGTCACGGAGCGCAGGCGGCGCGAGGCGGGGCTCAGGTCGCTCAACGGGATCGCGCGGGAGCTGATGGACGCCGAGAGCGCGGTCGAGATGGCCGAGGTCGCGACCGACCGGGCCGGGGAGGTGCTCGGCCTCCCGGAGACCGCGGTCGCGCTGTACGACGGCCGCGGTCACCTCGATCCGGTCACCGGGGGGATCGCGGGCGTCGACGACGGCGGGTCGGTCGACGGCTCCGGGACCGCCTGGTCGGCGTTCGTCGAGAGCGAGCAGCTGCGGTACCGCGACGGCGACGACAGCCCGTTCACCGACGGCGTGGCCGTGCCGCTCGGCCGGCACGGGGTGTTCGTCGCCGGGACGAGGAACGGGGGAGCCGTCGACCGCTCGACGACGGAGACGGCGTCGCTGCTGGCGGCGACCCTCCGCGCGGCGCTCGACCGGGCCGAGCGGGACCGGGAACTCCGGGAGCAGGAGGCCGAGCTCGCCGACCGCAACGCCGCGCTCGAACGCACGAACCGCATCAACGAGGTGATCCGGAACGTCCAGCGCGCCCTTGTGGGCGCGACGACCCGGGCCGAGATCGAGACGGCCGTCTGCTCGGAACTCGCCGCCGCGTCCCCCTACTCGCTGGCCTGGGTCGGCGACAGCGACCCCGCCTCGAACCGCGTCGAGCCGCGGGAGCGCGCCGGGTCCGACGACGGGTATCTCGACGCCGTCCCCCTGCCGCTGGACGGGCCGGTGGCGGAACTGCCGCCGTCCGCCCGGGCGCTCCGGCGCGGCGAGCTACAGGTCGAGACGAACCTGATGAGCGACCCGCCGTTCGAGAGCTGGCGACAGGCCGCGCTGACCCGCGGGTTCAGCGCCATCGTCGGCATCCCGCTCCGGTACGACGAGTCGACGTACGGCGTCCTGACCGTCGCCACCGACCGCCCCGGCGTGTTCGACGGGACCGAACGGGAGGTGCTCGCGGAGCTGGGCGACACCGTCGCCCACGCGATAAACGCCGTCGAGGCGAAGAACGCGCTGGTCAGCGACGCGGCCGTCGAACTGGAGTTCCGGATCAACGACCCGGACCTGACCCTCTCGCGGGCGCTGGAGGAGGAGGACGGGCGCTTCGAGTTCCAGGGCGTCGTCCCGAACGACGACCACGGGCGGCTCTTCTTCACCGTCGCCGGCACCCCGCCCGAGCGCGTCGGGGAGTTCGCCCGGGAGGCCCTGGAGATCACCAACCTCTCGCTGGTCGCCGAGCGCGGGGACGGCGCGCTGTACGAGGCGGACCTGACCGGGGACAGCATCACCCGGACGGTGCTCGACCACGGCGGGGTCCCCCGGGCGATGACGGCGTCGGACGGCGACATCCGCCTCGTCGTGGACCTCGGGACGGACGCCGACGTGCGCGAGTTCGCCGAGGCGTTCCGGTCGCGGTACGAGACCGCCGAACTCGTCCGCCGGCGCGAGCGCGACCGGTCGGTCCGCACGGGCGCGAGCTTCCGTGCGGAACTCGACGGGCGGCTCACCGACCGGCAGGCCGAGGTGCTCCGGAGCGCGTACCTGAGCGGCTTCTTCTCGACGCCGCGGGACCGGACCGGGAGCGAGATCGCCGACTCGCTCGGCGTCTCCCAGCCCACGTTCAACAACCACCTCCGGGCCGCACAGCGCAAGCTGCTCACGCTGCTGTTCGACGAGGAGTAA
- a CDS encoding NAD(P)/FAD-dependent oxidoreductase — protein sequence MTDVIVVGGGPAGLSAALFTSKNGLETTVFDTDKTWMHKAHLYNYLGIRSMDGDVFMDRAREQATTDHGVDLQEGVEVTAVEQAGDGFVVTADGEDHEADYLVLATGANRDLAEELGCAFTDEDVVDVDVTMETSVDDAYATGAMVRAEEWQAVISAGDGAAAALNVLTKEKGEHFHDFDTPEVPADR from the coding sequence ATGACGGACGTAATCGTCGTCGGCGGCGGTCCCGCCGGCCTGAGCGCGGCACTGTTCACGAGCAAGAACGGCCTGGAGACGACGGTGTTCGACACCGACAAGACGTGGATGCACAAGGCCCACCTGTACAACTACCTCGGCATCCGGAGCATGGACGGCGACGTGTTCATGGACCGCGCCCGCGAGCAGGCGACGACGGACCACGGCGTCGACCTGCAGGAGGGCGTCGAGGTGACGGCGGTCGAGCAGGCCGGCGACGGGTTCGTCGTGACGGCCGACGGCGAGGACCACGAGGCCGACTACCTCGTGCTCGCGACCGGCGCGAACCGCGACCTCGCGGAGGAACTGGGCTGTGCGTTCACCGACGAGGACGTCGTCGACGTGGACGTGACCATGGAGACGAGCGTCGACGACGCCTACGCCACGGGCGCGATGGTCCGCGCCGAGGAGTGGCAGGCGGTCATCTCCGCGGGCGACGGCGCGGCCGCCGCGCTGAACGTCCTCACCAAGGAGAAAGGCGAGCACTTCCACGACTTCGACACGCCCGAGGTCCCCGCCGACCGGTAA